One region of Labrus bergylta chromosome 23, fLabBer1.1, whole genome shotgun sequence genomic DNA includes:
- the dgki gene encoding diacylglycerol kinase iota isoform X5 codes for MDPQTRDRPSPAAGGFSGRLATLGADGGDSESGAGSEEASVGCCSDTFTSLPDMEQETLEEKLRGLAFRKQTSYRKAISRSGLQHLGPPQPSLPPASNGPNKELRTYVDWTENAVNGDHLWMETSCSGELCYLGEDTCLLKTAKSAPRRKCAACKIVVHNGCIEQLEKINFRCKPTYREGGSRCLRDQNALRHHWVHRRRQEGKCRQCGKSFQQKFFHSKEIIAISCSWCKQAFHNKVTCFMLHQIEEPCSLGAHAGVIVPPSWIIKVRKPQNSLKNSARRKKRTSFKRRTSKKGLDESKWRPFMLKPLPSPLMKPILVFVNPKSGGNQGAKVLQMFMWILNPRQVFDLSQGGLREALELYRKVPNLRILACGGDGTVGWILSTLDELQMNPQPPVAVLPLGTGNDLARTLNWGGGYTDEPVSKVLCHVEDGSVVQLDRWNLLVEKSITQPEEGTQKLPLNVFNNYFSLGFDAHVTLEFHESREANPEKFNSRFRNKMFYAGAAFSDFLQRSSRDLSKHVRVVCDGTDLTPKIQELKFQCIVFLNIPRYCAGTMPWGNTGDHRDFEPQRHDDGCIEVIGFTMASLAALQVGGHGERLHQCREVVLTTYKTVPVQVDGEPCRLAPSTLHISLRNQANMVQKSKRRTSVPLLNDIQKVCAADLRRLSAPPDSFSVPHAVPDRLRLRVNRISLQEYDRLQYDKERLRDISIPVGIVVVRGDCDLETCRLYIDRLQEDECRGIPRTSSTSRLSPNWSFLDSTSADRFYRIDKAQEHLHFVTEICQEEVFILDHEAPTVSQGSSTGMPDLVVEPTAGSPLSSEDQALLKAASTGDLTTLSECVHRGVSLLVRDSGGCSALHIAARNGHTELVSFILQQGSKVLLDLTDREKGDTALHKAASEKQLSVCRLLVEAGASLLKTNFRGKTPAEEAEGDSELTTYLSAQQNTSSAPHEDLETAV; via the exons gaaagcGATCTCCCGTTCAGGCCTCCAGCACCTCGGTCCACCTCAGCCGTCGCTGCCTCCTGCATCCAACGGGCCCAACAAGGAGCTACGAACCTATGTGGACTGGACG gagaaCGCCGTGAACGGGGATCACCTGTGGATGGAGACGAGTTGTTCAGGAGAGCTGTGTTATCTCGGAGAGGACACGTGTCTGCTGAAGACCGCA AAGTCGGCCCCCAGGAGGAAATGTGCTGCCTGTAAGATCGTCGTTCACAACGGCTGCATAGAGCAACTGGAAAAG atTAACTTCAGATGCAAGCCGACCTACAGAGAGGGAGGATCCCGCTGCCTCAgagat CAGAACGCACTGAGACATCACTGGGTTCACAGACGAAGACAAGAGGGGAAATGTAGACAATGTggaaag AGTTTTCAACAGAAGTTCTTCCACAGTAAAGAAATCATCGCCATCAGTTGTTCCTGGTGTAAACAGGCT TTCCACAATAAGGTGACGTGTTTCATGCTGCATCAGATTGAGGAGCCGTGTTCACTGGGGGCCCACGCTGGAGTCATAGTACCCCCCTCCTGGATCATCAAAGTCAGGAAACCACAG AACTCACTAAAGAACTCTGCGAGGAGAAAAAAGCGGACATCCTTCAAGCGACGGACGAGCAAGAAGGGACTGGAT GAGTCAAAATGGCGTCCGTTCATGTTGAagcctctcccctctcctctcatgaAGCCCATCTTGGTGTTTGTCAATCCCAAGAGCGGAGGCAACCAG ggtGCCAAGGTGCTACAGATGTTCATGTGGATCTTGAACCCTCGACAAGTCTTCGACCTGTCACAGGGCGGGCTGCGGGAGGC GTTGGAGTTGTATCGTAAAGTGCCAAATCTGAGAATCCTGGCCTGCGGAGGCGACGGCACG GTGGGGTGGATCCTGTCCACTCTGGACGAGCTGCAGATGAACCCTCAGCCTCCGGTCGCTGTGCTTCCTCTGGGAACGGGAAATGACCTCGCCAGGACGCTCAACTGGGGTGGG ggtTACACAGACGAGCCGGTGTCCAAGGTTTTGTGTCACGTGGAGGACGGCTCAGTTGTGCAGCTCGACAGGTGGAACCTTCTAGTGGAGAAAAGCATCACACAGCCGGAGGAGGGCACGCAGAAG CTGCCTCTCAACGTGTTCAACAACTACTTCAGCCTGGGCTTCGATGCTCACGTCACCCTGGAGTTCCACGAATCCAGAG AGGCCAACCCGGAAAAGTTCAACAGTCGCTTCCGCAACAAGATGTTCTATGCAGGA GCCGCGTTCTCCGATTTCCTCCAGAGGAGCTCCAGGGATTTGTCCAAGCACGTCAGAGTAGTG tGTGATGGTACCGACTTAACTCCAAAGATCCAGGAGCTGAAGTTTCAGTGCATCGTGTTTCTAAACATTCCCAG GTACTGTGCTGGCACCATGCCGTGGGGAAACACAGGGGACCACCGAGACTTTGAACCGCAGCGCCATGACGACGGCTGCATCGAGGTGATCGGCTTCACCATGGCCTCACTG GCGGCGCTACAGGTTGGCGGACACGGAGAGCGGTTGCACCAGTGCAGAGAAGTCGTCCTCACTACCTACAAGACTGTACCTGTGCag GTGGACGGAGAGCCGTGTCGCCTGGCTCCCTCCACTCTCCACATCTCCCTCCGAAATCAGGCCAACATGGTCCAGAAGAGCAAGAGACGCACCTCTGTCCCCCTGCTTAACGA TATTCAGAAGGTGTGTGCAGCTGATCTGCGCCGCCTCTCTGCTCCCCCAGACTCCTTCTCTGT tCCTCATGCAGTTCCTGATCGTCTGCGTCTTCGGGTGAATCGTATCAGCCTGCAGGAGTACGACCGGCTGCAGTACGACAAAGAACGACTACGAGACATCT CCATCCCAGTAGGCATTGTGGTGGTGAGAGGCGACTGTGACCTGGAGACGTGCAGACTCTATATCGACCGACTGCAAGAG GATGAGTGTCGAGGTATTCCCAGGACCAGTTCGACCAGTAGACTCTCTCCAAACTGGAGCTTCCTGGATT ccactTCAGCCGACCGCTTCTATCGCATTGACAAGGCTCAG gagcacCTCCACTTTGTGACAGAGATTTGTCAGGAGGAGGTTTTCATCCTGGACCACGAAGCTCCGACTGTGAGCCAGGGGTCGTCCACGGGGATGCCTGATCTGGTGGTGGAACCTACTGCTGG ctcTCCCTTGTCATCAGAGGACCAAG CTCTACTTAAAGCAGCCAGCACAGGGGATCTTACTACG CTGTCGGAGTGTGTGCATCGAGGCGTCAGCTTGTTGGTCAGAGACTCTGGAGGTTGTTCGGCGTTACACATAGCTGCTCGGAACGGACACACAGAGCTGGTCAgcttcatcctgcagcagg GCTCCAAGGTGCTTCTAGATCTGACGGACCGAGAGAA aggggACACTGCGTTGCACAAAGCCGCCTCAGAGAAGCAGCTCTCCGTGTGTCGTCTTCTGGTGGAGGCCGGGGCGTCGCTCCTGAAGACCAACTTCCGG GGGAAAACACCTGCTGAGGAAGCGGAGGGAGACTCAGAGCTCACCACCTACCTGAGCGCCCAACAAAACACATCTTCTGCTCCTCATGAGGACTTAGAGACTGCtgtctga
- the dgki gene encoding diacylglycerol kinase iota isoform X1, which yields MDPQTRDRPSPAAGGFSGRLATLGADGGDSESGAGSEEASVGCCSDTFTSLPDMEQETLEEKLRGLAFRKQTSYRKAISRSGLQHLGPPQPSLPPASNGPNKELRTYVDWTENAVNGDHLWMETSCSGELCYLGEDTCLLKTAKSAPRRKCAACKIVVHNGCIEQLEKINFRCKPTYREGGSRCLRDQNALRHHWVHRRRQEGKCRQCGKSFQQKFFHSKEIIAISCSWCKQAFHNKVTCFMLHQIEEPCSLGAHAGVIVPPSWIIKVRKPQNSLKNSARRKKRTSFKRRTSKKGLDESKWRPFMLKPLPSPLMKPILVFVNPKSGGNQGAKVLQMFMWILNPRQVFDLSQGGLREALELYRKVPNLRILACGGDGTVGWILSTLDELQMNPQPPVAVLPLGTGNDLARTLNWGGGYTDEPVSKVLCHVEDGSVVQLDRWNLLVEKSITQPEEGTQKLPLNVFNNYFSLGFDAHVTLEFHESREANPEKFNSRFRNKMFYAGAAFSDFLQRSSRDLSKHVRVVCDGTDLTPKIQELKFQCIVFLNIPRYCAGTMPWGNTGDHRDFEPQRHDDGCIEVIGFTMASLAALQVGGHGERLHQCREVVLTTYKTVPVQVDGEPCRLAPSTLHISLRNQANMVQKSKRRTSVPLLNDIQKVCAADLRRLSAPPDSFSVPHAVPDRLRLRVNRISLQEYDRLQYDKERLRDISIPVGIVVVRGDCDLETCRLYIDRLQEDLHQAPSTGHRVHYQDECRGIPRTSSTSRLSPNWSFLDSTSADRFYRIDKAQEHLHFVTEICQEEVFILDHEAPTVSQGSSTGMPDLVVEPTAGSPLSSEDQALLKAASTGDLTTLSECVHRGVSLLVRDSGGCSALHIAARNGHTELVSFILQQGSKVLLDLTDREKGDTALHKAASEKQLSVCRLLVEAGASLLKTNFRGKTPAEEAEGDSELTTYLSAQQNTSSAPHEDLETAV from the exons gaaagcGATCTCCCGTTCAGGCCTCCAGCACCTCGGTCCACCTCAGCCGTCGCTGCCTCCTGCATCCAACGGGCCCAACAAGGAGCTACGAACCTATGTGGACTGGACG gagaaCGCCGTGAACGGGGATCACCTGTGGATGGAGACGAGTTGTTCAGGAGAGCTGTGTTATCTCGGAGAGGACACGTGTCTGCTGAAGACCGCA AAGTCGGCCCCCAGGAGGAAATGTGCTGCCTGTAAGATCGTCGTTCACAACGGCTGCATAGAGCAACTGGAAAAG atTAACTTCAGATGCAAGCCGACCTACAGAGAGGGAGGATCCCGCTGCCTCAgagat CAGAACGCACTGAGACATCACTGGGTTCACAGACGAAGACAAGAGGGGAAATGTAGACAATGTggaaag AGTTTTCAACAGAAGTTCTTCCACAGTAAAGAAATCATCGCCATCAGTTGTTCCTGGTGTAAACAGGCT TTCCACAATAAGGTGACGTGTTTCATGCTGCATCAGATTGAGGAGCCGTGTTCACTGGGGGCCCACGCTGGAGTCATAGTACCCCCCTCCTGGATCATCAAAGTCAGGAAACCACAG AACTCACTAAAGAACTCTGCGAGGAGAAAAAAGCGGACATCCTTCAAGCGACGGACGAGCAAGAAGGGACTGGAT GAGTCAAAATGGCGTCCGTTCATGTTGAagcctctcccctctcctctcatgaAGCCCATCTTGGTGTTTGTCAATCCCAAGAGCGGAGGCAACCAG ggtGCCAAGGTGCTACAGATGTTCATGTGGATCTTGAACCCTCGACAAGTCTTCGACCTGTCACAGGGCGGGCTGCGGGAGGC GTTGGAGTTGTATCGTAAAGTGCCAAATCTGAGAATCCTGGCCTGCGGAGGCGACGGCACG GTGGGGTGGATCCTGTCCACTCTGGACGAGCTGCAGATGAACCCTCAGCCTCCGGTCGCTGTGCTTCCTCTGGGAACGGGAAATGACCTCGCCAGGACGCTCAACTGGGGTGGG ggtTACACAGACGAGCCGGTGTCCAAGGTTTTGTGTCACGTGGAGGACGGCTCAGTTGTGCAGCTCGACAGGTGGAACCTTCTAGTGGAGAAAAGCATCACACAGCCGGAGGAGGGCACGCAGAAG CTGCCTCTCAACGTGTTCAACAACTACTTCAGCCTGGGCTTCGATGCTCACGTCACCCTGGAGTTCCACGAATCCAGAG AGGCCAACCCGGAAAAGTTCAACAGTCGCTTCCGCAACAAGATGTTCTATGCAGGA GCCGCGTTCTCCGATTTCCTCCAGAGGAGCTCCAGGGATTTGTCCAAGCACGTCAGAGTAGTG tGTGATGGTACCGACTTAACTCCAAAGATCCAGGAGCTGAAGTTTCAGTGCATCGTGTTTCTAAACATTCCCAG GTACTGTGCTGGCACCATGCCGTGGGGAAACACAGGGGACCACCGAGACTTTGAACCGCAGCGCCATGACGACGGCTGCATCGAGGTGATCGGCTTCACCATGGCCTCACTG GCGGCGCTACAGGTTGGCGGACACGGAGAGCGGTTGCACCAGTGCAGAGAAGTCGTCCTCACTACCTACAAGACTGTACCTGTGCag GTGGACGGAGAGCCGTGTCGCCTGGCTCCCTCCACTCTCCACATCTCCCTCCGAAATCAGGCCAACATGGTCCAGAAGAGCAAGAGACGCACCTCTGTCCCCCTGCTTAACGA TATTCAGAAGGTGTGTGCAGCTGATCTGCGCCGCCTCTCTGCTCCCCCAGACTCCTTCTCTGT tCCTCATGCAGTTCCTGATCGTCTGCGTCTTCGGGTGAATCGTATCAGCCTGCAGGAGTACGACCGGCTGCAGTACGACAAAGAACGACTACGAGACATCT CCATCCCAGTAGGCATTGTGGTGGTGAGAGGCGACTGTGACCTGGAGACGTGCAGACTCTATATCGACCGACTGCAAGAG GACTTACACCAGGCGCCATCTACTGGCCACAGAGTGCACTATCAG GATGAGTGTCGAGGTATTCCCAGGACCAGTTCGACCAGTAGACTCTCTCCAAACTGGAGCTTCCTGGATT ccactTCAGCCGACCGCTTCTATCGCATTGACAAGGCTCAG gagcacCTCCACTTTGTGACAGAGATTTGTCAGGAGGAGGTTTTCATCCTGGACCACGAAGCTCCGACTGTGAGCCAGGGGTCGTCCACGGGGATGCCTGATCTGGTGGTGGAACCTACTGCTGG ctcTCCCTTGTCATCAGAGGACCAAG CTCTACTTAAAGCAGCCAGCACAGGGGATCTTACTACG CTGTCGGAGTGTGTGCATCGAGGCGTCAGCTTGTTGGTCAGAGACTCTGGAGGTTGTTCGGCGTTACACATAGCTGCTCGGAACGGACACACAGAGCTGGTCAgcttcatcctgcagcagg GCTCCAAGGTGCTTCTAGATCTGACGGACCGAGAGAA aggggACACTGCGTTGCACAAAGCCGCCTCAGAGAAGCAGCTCTCCGTGTGTCGTCTTCTGGTGGAGGCCGGGGCGTCGCTCCTGAAGACCAACTTCCGG GGGAAAACACCTGCTGAGGAAGCGGAGGGAGACTCAGAGCTCACCACCTACCTGAGCGCCCAACAAAACACATCTTCTGCTCCTCATGAGGACTTAGAGACTGCtgtctga
- the dgki gene encoding diacylglycerol kinase iota isoform X3 produces MDPQTRDRPSPAAGGFSGRLATLGADGGDSESGAGSEEASVGCCSDTFTSLPDMEQETLEEKLRGLAFRKQTSYRKAISRSGLQHLGPPQPSLPPASNGPNKELRTYVDWTENAVNGDHLWMETSCSGELCYLGEDTCLLKTASAPRRKCAACKIVVHNGCIEQLEKINFRCKPTYREGGSRCLRDQNALRHHWVHRRRQEGKCRQCGKSFQQKFFHSKEIIAISCSWCKQAFHNKVTCFMLHQIEEPCSLGAHAGVIVPPSWIIKVRKPQNSLKNSARRKKRTSFKRRTSKKGLDESKWRPFMLKPLPSPLMKPILVFVNPKSGGNQGAKVLQMFMWILNPRQVFDLSQGGLREALELYRKVPNLRILACGGDGTVGWILSTLDELQMNPQPPVAVLPLGTGNDLARTLNWGGGYTDEPVSKVLCHVEDGSVVQLDRWNLLVEKSITQPEEGTQKLPLNVFNNYFSLGFDAHVTLEFHESREANPEKFNSRFRNKMFYAGAAFSDFLQRSSRDLSKHVRVVCDGTDLTPKIQELKFQCIVFLNIPRYCAGTMPWGNTGDHRDFEPQRHDDGCIEVIGFTMASLAALQVGGHGERLHQCREVVLTTYKTVPVQVDGEPCRLAPSTLHISLRNQANMVQKSKRRTSVPLLNDIQKVCAADLRRLSAPPDSFSVPHAVPDRLRLRVNRISLQEYDRLQYDKERLRDISIPVGIVVVRGDCDLETCRLYIDRLQEDLHQAPSTGHRVHYQDECRGIPRTSSTSRLSPNWSFLDSTSADRFYRIDKAQEHLHFVTEICQEEVFILDHEAPTVSQGSSTGMPDLVVEPTAGSPLSSEDQALLKAASTGDLTTLSECVHRGVSLLVRDSGGCSALHIAARNGHTELVSFILQQGSKVLLDLTDREKGDTALHKAASEKQLSVCRLLVEAGASLLKTNFRGKTPAEEAEGDSELTTYLSAQQNTSSAPHEDLETAV; encoded by the exons gaaagcGATCTCCCGTTCAGGCCTCCAGCACCTCGGTCCACCTCAGCCGTCGCTGCCTCCTGCATCCAACGGGCCCAACAAGGAGCTACGAACCTATGTGGACTGGACG gagaaCGCCGTGAACGGGGATCACCTGTGGATGGAGACGAGTTGTTCAGGAGAGCTGTGTTATCTCGGAGAGGACACGTGTCTGCTGAAGACCGCA TCGGCCCCCAGGAGGAAATGTGCTGCCTGTAAGATCGTCGTTCACAACGGCTGCATAGAGCAACTGGAAAAG atTAACTTCAGATGCAAGCCGACCTACAGAGAGGGAGGATCCCGCTGCCTCAgagat CAGAACGCACTGAGACATCACTGGGTTCACAGACGAAGACAAGAGGGGAAATGTAGACAATGTggaaag AGTTTTCAACAGAAGTTCTTCCACAGTAAAGAAATCATCGCCATCAGTTGTTCCTGGTGTAAACAGGCT TTCCACAATAAGGTGACGTGTTTCATGCTGCATCAGATTGAGGAGCCGTGTTCACTGGGGGCCCACGCTGGAGTCATAGTACCCCCCTCCTGGATCATCAAAGTCAGGAAACCACAG AACTCACTAAAGAACTCTGCGAGGAGAAAAAAGCGGACATCCTTCAAGCGACGGACGAGCAAGAAGGGACTGGAT GAGTCAAAATGGCGTCCGTTCATGTTGAagcctctcccctctcctctcatgaAGCCCATCTTGGTGTTTGTCAATCCCAAGAGCGGAGGCAACCAG ggtGCCAAGGTGCTACAGATGTTCATGTGGATCTTGAACCCTCGACAAGTCTTCGACCTGTCACAGGGCGGGCTGCGGGAGGC GTTGGAGTTGTATCGTAAAGTGCCAAATCTGAGAATCCTGGCCTGCGGAGGCGACGGCACG GTGGGGTGGATCCTGTCCACTCTGGACGAGCTGCAGATGAACCCTCAGCCTCCGGTCGCTGTGCTTCCTCTGGGAACGGGAAATGACCTCGCCAGGACGCTCAACTGGGGTGGG ggtTACACAGACGAGCCGGTGTCCAAGGTTTTGTGTCACGTGGAGGACGGCTCAGTTGTGCAGCTCGACAGGTGGAACCTTCTAGTGGAGAAAAGCATCACACAGCCGGAGGAGGGCACGCAGAAG CTGCCTCTCAACGTGTTCAACAACTACTTCAGCCTGGGCTTCGATGCTCACGTCACCCTGGAGTTCCACGAATCCAGAG AGGCCAACCCGGAAAAGTTCAACAGTCGCTTCCGCAACAAGATGTTCTATGCAGGA GCCGCGTTCTCCGATTTCCTCCAGAGGAGCTCCAGGGATTTGTCCAAGCACGTCAGAGTAGTG tGTGATGGTACCGACTTAACTCCAAAGATCCAGGAGCTGAAGTTTCAGTGCATCGTGTTTCTAAACATTCCCAG GTACTGTGCTGGCACCATGCCGTGGGGAAACACAGGGGACCACCGAGACTTTGAACCGCAGCGCCATGACGACGGCTGCATCGAGGTGATCGGCTTCACCATGGCCTCACTG GCGGCGCTACAGGTTGGCGGACACGGAGAGCGGTTGCACCAGTGCAGAGAAGTCGTCCTCACTACCTACAAGACTGTACCTGTGCag GTGGACGGAGAGCCGTGTCGCCTGGCTCCCTCCACTCTCCACATCTCCCTCCGAAATCAGGCCAACATGGTCCAGAAGAGCAAGAGACGCACCTCTGTCCCCCTGCTTAACGA TATTCAGAAGGTGTGTGCAGCTGATCTGCGCCGCCTCTCTGCTCCCCCAGACTCCTTCTCTGT tCCTCATGCAGTTCCTGATCGTCTGCGTCTTCGGGTGAATCGTATCAGCCTGCAGGAGTACGACCGGCTGCAGTACGACAAAGAACGACTACGAGACATCT CCATCCCAGTAGGCATTGTGGTGGTGAGAGGCGACTGTGACCTGGAGACGTGCAGACTCTATATCGACCGACTGCAAGAG GACTTACACCAGGCGCCATCTACTGGCCACAGAGTGCACTATCAG GATGAGTGTCGAGGTATTCCCAGGACCAGTTCGACCAGTAGACTCTCTCCAAACTGGAGCTTCCTGGATT ccactTCAGCCGACCGCTTCTATCGCATTGACAAGGCTCAG gagcacCTCCACTTTGTGACAGAGATTTGTCAGGAGGAGGTTTTCATCCTGGACCACGAAGCTCCGACTGTGAGCCAGGGGTCGTCCACGGGGATGCCTGATCTGGTGGTGGAACCTACTGCTGG ctcTCCCTTGTCATCAGAGGACCAAG CTCTACTTAAAGCAGCCAGCACAGGGGATCTTACTACG CTGTCGGAGTGTGTGCATCGAGGCGTCAGCTTGTTGGTCAGAGACTCTGGAGGTTGTTCGGCGTTACACATAGCTGCTCGGAACGGACACACAGAGCTGGTCAgcttcatcctgcagcagg GCTCCAAGGTGCTTCTAGATCTGACGGACCGAGAGAA aggggACACTGCGTTGCACAAAGCCGCCTCAGAGAAGCAGCTCTCCGTGTGTCGTCTTCTGGTGGAGGCCGGGGCGTCGCTCCTGAAGACCAACTTCCGG GGGAAAACACCTGCTGAGGAAGCGGAGGGAGACTCAGAGCTCACCACCTACCTGAGCGCCCAACAAAACACATCTTCTGCTCCTCATGAGGACTTAGAGACTGCtgtctga